The following are encoded together in the Streptomyces tsukubensis genome:
- a CDS encoding alpha-hydroxy acid oxidase — translation MPPDVPPPVCVADVERSAARRLPREVHDFVAGGSGDESAMRANRDALDRVRVVPRILAGSDSPDTATALLGVEASMPVAVAPMAYQRLLHPQAERAAARAARAAGVPYVISTLSSDPLEEVAEAGGTTWFQLYWLRDRARVTELVRRAEEAGCRALVLTVDVPVMGRRLRDVRNGFALPSTVTAANLGTGTDGVPHIARAGVSAVAAHTGLAFEAAIGWSDLAWLRALTALPLVLKGVLDPRDAHQAVESGVDGVIVSNHGGRQLSSAPASVTALPGVVEAVGGRCSVLFDSGIRSGTDILRALALGADGVLCGRPVLWGLATDGEAGVGLVLGLLRTELTEALQLSGCGDVAAARALATVVG, via the coding sequence ATGCCCCCGGACGTACCCCCACCGGTCTGTGTCGCCGATGTCGAGCGGTCTGCGGCCCGCCGACTGCCGCGCGAGGTACACGACTTCGTCGCGGGCGGCAGCGGCGACGAGTCGGCGATGCGGGCCAACCGCGACGCCCTCGACAGGGTGCGGGTGGTCCCCAGGATCCTCGCCGGTTCGGACAGCCCCGACACCGCCACCGCCCTGCTCGGTGTGGAGGCGTCCATGCCGGTGGCGGTCGCGCCGATGGCCTACCAGCGGCTGCTCCACCCGCAGGCGGAGCGGGCGGCGGCGCGGGCCGCGCGGGCGGCGGGTGTCCCGTACGTCATCTCCACCCTGAGCAGCGATCCGCTGGAGGAGGTGGCGGAGGCAGGCGGGACGACCTGGTTCCAGCTCTACTGGCTCCGCGACCGCGCGCGGGTGACGGAGCTGGTGCGCCGCGCGGAGGAGGCGGGGTGCCGTGCGCTGGTCCTCACCGTCGACGTTCCGGTGATGGGCCGCAGACTGCGGGACGTACGCAACGGTTTCGCGCTGCCGTCCACGGTGACCGCCGCCAACCTCGGCACCGGGACCGACGGGGTCCCCCACATCGCCCGCGCGGGTGTCTCGGCGGTCGCCGCCCACACCGGGCTGGCCTTCGAAGCGGCCATCGGCTGGTCCGACCTCGCGTGGCTGCGCGCACTCACCGCACTGCCCCTCGTGCTCAAAGGGGTACTGGATCCCAGGGACGCACACCAGGCGGTCGAGTCGGGGGTGGACGGTGTGATCGTCTCCAACCACGGTGGCAGGCAGCTCAGTTCCGCACCGGCCTCGGTGACCGCGCTGCCGGGTGTCGTCGAAGCGGTGGGCGGACGCTGTTCCGTGCTCTTCGACAGCGGGATCCGATCGGGCACGGACATTCTGCGCGCGTTGGCCCTCGGGGCCGACGGTGTGCTGTGCGGCCGCCCCGTGCTGTGGGGGCTCGCCACCGACGGCGAGGCCGGTGTGGGACTCGTCCTCGGCCTGCTCAGGACCGAACTGACGGAGGCGCTGCAACTGTCGGGGTGCGGGGACGTGGCGGCGGCCCGTGCGCTCGCCACCGTCGTGGGCTGA
- the hppD gene encoding 4-hydroxyphenylpyruvate dioxygenase, with the protein MSHFDDLGIDHIGYAVGDLDTALDLFTGHYGLDVYARSPQDLEGPGIHSVAVGLRDIRVVLTAAEGADHHTAAYVGDHGDGVSDIAFSTKDTAAAFRTAVGRGARPVAEPEEHDGVITASIAAFGDVVHTFVQRTDEADPLALPGLAPVAERRGATPAPGIHTVDHFAVCLEAGRLDPTVDFYRTVLDFEMVFTERIVVGGQAMESKVVQSPSGAVTLTLIEPDLSREPGQIDTFLKNHGGAGIQHIAFATDDIVDDVGRLTEGGIGFLTTPGTYYDLVPERLTLARHALEELRSLSILVDEDQDGQLLQIFTKSVHPRATLFFEIIERLGAKTFGNGNIKALYTAVEMENARAERDGRP; encoded by the coding sequence ATGAGTCACTTTGACGACCTCGGTATCGATCACATCGGATACGCGGTCGGTGATCTCGACACCGCCCTCGACCTTTTCACAGGGCATTACGGATTGGACGTCTACGCCAGATCGCCGCAGGACCTGGAAGGCCCCGGCATACATTCGGTCGCGGTCGGTCTGCGGGACATCCGCGTCGTGCTGACCGCGGCCGAGGGTGCCGACCACCACACGGCCGCCTACGTCGGCGATCACGGTGACGGCGTATCGGACATCGCCTTCTCCACGAAGGACACGGCGGCGGCCTTCCGGACGGCTGTCGGACGCGGCGCGCGCCCGGTCGCGGAGCCGGAGGAACACGACGGCGTGATCACGGCTTCCATAGCGGCGTTCGGAGACGTCGTCCATACCTTCGTCCAACGGACGGACGAAGCCGATCCCTTGGCGCTGCCCGGTCTCGCGCCGGTGGCCGAGCGGCGCGGGGCAACGCCCGCCCCCGGTATCCACACCGTCGACCACTTCGCCGTCTGCCTGGAAGCCGGCCGGCTCGACCCCACGGTCGACTTCTACCGGACCGTCCTCGACTTCGAGATGGTCTTCACCGAGCGGATCGTGGTCGGCGGTCAGGCCATGGAGTCGAAGGTGGTACAGAGCCCGTCAGGGGCGGTGACCCTCACCCTGATCGAACCGGACCTCTCCCGCGAGCCCGGACAGATCGACACGTTCCTCAAGAACCACGGCGGCGCCGGTATCCAGCACATCGCCTTCGCCACGGACGACATCGTGGACGACGTGGGGCGGCTCACTGAAGGTGGCATCGGCTTTCTCACCACTCCCGGCACGTACTACGACCTGGTGCCCGAACGCCTCACCCTGGCCCGCCACGCCCTGGAGGAGCTGCGTTCGCTGAGCATCCTCGTCGACGAGGACCAGGACGGGCAGCTCCTACAGATCTTCACCAAGTCGGTCCACCCGCGAGCCACCCTGTTCTTCGAGATCATCGAACGGCTGGGCGCCAAGACCTTCGGCAACGGCAACATCAAAGCCCTGTACACCGCTGTCGAGATGGAAAACGCCCGCGCCGAAAGGGACGGCCGCCCGTGA